Proteins co-encoded in one Nicotiana sylvestris chromosome 7, ASM39365v2, whole genome shotgun sequence genomic window:
- the LOC138873803 gene encoding uncharacterized protein codes for MEYLEESKSTLEQQVRALTSELAVEKASSSQADKEMARLETSFPEQLSKASEDIRELKALLDAKEAYVGKLVQNLTQAQEDLRFSSNKVCSLENFHAYLQTSYESALAENEKLKNEIADWERDYEILEDKSAIEVSWAFLNSRRDTLVEASQENFNWESELAKINETIEKTQQNQDFPSPVAEVSANVEDDMDITTPSSQVEPAVVDVPASVPSSSQ; via the coding sequence ATGGAGTACTTAGAAGAAAGTAAAAGTACCTTGGAGCAGCAGGTGCGGGCTTTGACTTCGGAATTGGCAGTTGAAAAGGCTTCCTCCAGTCAAGCAGACAAGGAAATGGCTCGTCTTGAAACTTCTTTTCCCGAGCAGCTTTCCAAggcaagtgaagatattagagagttgaaggctctcttgGATGCAAAAGAAGCCTATGTTGGTAAACTCGTGCAGAATTTGACTCAAGCCCAAGAAGACCTTCGGTTTTCTTCTAATAAGGTTTGTTCTTTAGAAAATTTCCACGCCTATCTTCAAACTTCTTATGaatctgccttggctgaaaatgaaaagcTAAAGAACGAAATCGCTGACTGGGAAagagattatgagatccttgaagataagtctgccattgaagtgagttgggcgtttTTGAATTCTCGCCGTGATACCCTTGTTGAAGCTAGCCAAGAGAATTTTAACTGGGAATCtgagttagctaagatcaatgaaactattgagaagACTCAGCAGAACCAAGATTTTCCTTCTCCCGTGGCCGAAGTTTCCGCAAatgttgaagatgatatggatATCACCACTCCTTCAAGCCAAGTTGAACCCGCTGTTGTTGATGTACCTGCTTCAGTTCCTTCATCTTCTCAGTGA